In Ochotona princeps isolate mOchPri1 chromosome 22, mOchPri1.hap1, whole genome shotgun sequence, the following are encoded in one genomic region:
- the CSTF1 gene encoding cleavage stimulation factor subunit 1 codes for MYRTKVGLKDRQQLYKLIISQLLYDGYISIANGLINEIKPQSVCAPSEQLLHLIKLGMENDDSAVQYAIGRSDTVAPGTGIDLEFDADVQTMSPEASEYETCYVTSHKGPCRVATYSRDGQLIATGSADASIKILDTERMLAKSAMPIEVMMNETAQQNMENHPVIRTLYDHVDEVTCLAFHPTEQILASGSRDYTLKLFDYSKPSAKRAFKYIQEAEMLRSISFHPSGDFILVGTQHPTLRLYDINTFQCFVSCNPQDQHTDAICSVSYNPSANMYVTGSKDGCIKLWDGVSNRCITTFEKAHDGAEVCSAIFSKNSKYILSSGKDSVAKLWEISTGRTLVRYTGAGLSGRQVHRTQAVFNHTEDYVLLPDERTISLCCWDSRTAERRNLLSLGHNNIVRCIVHSPTNPGFMTCSDDFRARFWYRRSTTD; via the exons ATGTACAGAACCAAAGTGGGCCTGAAGGACCGGCAGCAGCTCTACAAGCTCATCATCAGCCAGCTGCTCTACGACGGCTACATCAGCATCGCCAATGGGCTCATCAACGAGATCAAGCCGCAGTCAGTGTGCGCGCCCTCGGAGCAGCTGCTGCACCTCATCAAGCTCG GAATGGAAAATGATGACAGCGCAGTTCAGTATGCGATTGGCCGTTCCGATACCGTCGCTCCTGGCACGGGCATTGACCTGGAGTTCGATGCGGATGTCCAGACCATGTCCCCAGAGGCTTCCGAGTACGAAACCTGCTACGTCACGTCCCATAAAGGACCGTGCCGCGTGGCCACCTATAGTAGAGACGGGCAGCTCATAGCCACGGGCTCTGCGGATGCGTCCATAAAAATACTCGACACAGAAAGAATGTTGGCCAAGAGTGCCATGCCCATAGAG GTCATGATGAATGAGACAGCACAACAGAATATGGAAAACCACCCGGTGATTCGAACTCTGTACGACCACGTGGATGAAGTCACATGTCTTGCCTTCCACCCCACAGAGCAGATATTAGCCTCTGGCTCGCGGGATTACACTCTGAAATTATTTGACTATTCTAAACCATCTGCAAAGCGGGCTTTCAAGTACATTCAG GAAGCTGAGATGTTACGCTCCATCTCCTTCCACCCTTCCGGAGACTTCATCCTGGTGGGCACTCAGCACCCCACGCTTCGCCTCTACGACATCAACACCTTCCAGTGCTTTGTCTCCTGCAACCCCCAGGACCAGCACACCGACGCCATCTGCTCCGTCAGCTACAACCCCAGCGCCAACATGTACGTGACCGGCAGCAAGGACGGCTGCATCAAGCTGTGGGACGGCGTCTCCAATCGGTGCATCACCACCTTTGAGAAAGCGCATGATGGGGCTGAAGTTTGTTCTGCCATCTTTTCCAAAAATTCTAAATACATCCTCTCCAGTGGAAAAGATTCTGTTGCGAAACTTTGGGAAATATCAACAGGACGAACGCTGGTTAGATACACAG GCGCGGGGTTGAGTGGCCGGCAGGTGCACCGGACGCAGGCCGTGTTCAACCACACCGAGGACTATGTGCTGCTGCCAGATGAGCGGACCATCAGCCTGTGCTGCTGGGACTCGAGGACCGCCGAGCGGAGGAACCTGCTCTCCCTGGGACACAACAACATTGTGCGCTGCATCGTGCACTCGCCCACCAACCCCGGCTTCATGACTTGCAGCGACGACTTCCGAGCACGCTTCTGGTACCGCAGGTCCACCACCGACTGA